The Agrococcus carbonis genome has a window encoding:
- a CDS encoding DUF262 domain-containing protein — protein sequence MAHKDAVTVAETLRRIQRGELILPAIQREYVWKPSQVIKLFDSMMRGYPVGTFLSWRVEPETVKKFKFYGFMKDYSAFDKRHNQLLDVDPTQAVTAVLDGQQRLTSLNIGLRGTYAYRNKGGWATKEWSYPTRTLHINLLGYAPENEAGLRYHLAFLTREQLQSAADDPTHRWFPVGDILEAAEASQLMKLPQRYGVGNDEIATDILSDLWHAVHNKASLQFYEEVDQDIERVLDIFIRVNSGGTVLSYSDLLLSIATAQWKSRDARAAVHGLVDQLNSTGNGFTFSKDTILKAGLVLTDIGDFGFKVKNFRSENMELLDTQWDEISESLRVAAGLLADFGLSEGSLSADSVLIPVAYYLRRRNLGNDYRHAEKHREDRAALRSWVLRSLIVRGVWGSGLDTLLRDLREAIRTHGASGFPTSALEAALSKQGKSLEVTDSLVDDILSLRFGSPRTFPTLAILFDHVDTRHVHHVDHIYPASLVTKKNVEKAVVSGSLDIDRSEIDEVIAARDLLPNLQLLPGAENVGKSDVPPAAWAPAIYASNDEMGAYIDRNALPATLPAAVEDFPAFFESRRALLEQRIRAKLGAAPVEATDVQSEDRIEDIDADLAIADTED from the coding sequence ATGGCACACAAGGACGCCGTCACCGTGGCCGAGACTCTGCGACGCATCCAGCGCGGAGAACTCATCCTTCCCGCGATCCAGCGCGAGTATGTCTGGAAGCCGTCTCAGGTGATCAAGTTGTTCGACTCGATGATGCGCGGCTACCCGGTCGGCACTTTCCTTTCGTGGAGGGTGGAGCCCGAAACCGTCAAGAAGTTCAAGTTCTACGGCTTCATGAAGGACTACAGCGCCTTCGACAAGCGCCACAATCAACTGCTTGATGTCGACCCCACACAGGCAGTGACGGCGGTGCTCGATGGGCAGCAGCGCCTCACGTCCCTCAACATCGGACTACGCGGAACGTACGCCTACCGGAACAAGGGCGGATGGGCGACGAAGGAGTGGTCGTATCCGACGCGGACCCTGCACATCAATCTCCTCGGCTACGCGCCCGAGAACGAAGCCGGCCTGCGGTACCACCTCGCGTTCCTGACCCGCGAGCAACTGCAGAGCGCGGCCGACGATCCGACGCATCGTTGGTTCCCGGTGGGCGACATCCTTGAGGCGGCCGAGGCGAGCCAACTGATGAAGCTGCCCCAGCGGTACGGCGTGGGCAACGACGAGATCGCCACCGACATCTTGAGCGACCTGTGGCACGCGGTCCACAACAAGGCGAGCCTCCAGTTCTACGAAGAGGTCGATCAGGACATCGAGAGGGTGCTCGACATCTTCATTCGCGTGAACTCTGGCGGCACGGTGCTGTCCTACAGCGACCTGCTGCTTTCCATCGCGACGGCGCAATGGAAGTCGCGCGATGCTAGAGCCGCCGTGCATGGACTGGTGGATCAGCTCAACTCGACCGGAAACGGCTTCACCTTCTCGAAGGACACCATCCTCAAGGCCGGCCTCGTCCTCACCGACATCGGCGACTTCGGATTCAAGGTCAAGAACTTCCGCTCGGAGAACATGGAGCTGCTGGATACCCAGTGGGACGAGATCAGCGAGTCACTGCGAGTCGCCGCGGGCCTCCTGGCCGACTTCGGCTTGTCGGAGGGCAGCCTCTCGGCAGACAGCGTCCTGATTCCGGTCGCGTATTACCTGCGGCGCAGGAACCTCGGCAATGACTACCGCCACGCCGAGAAGCATCGCGAGGATCGAGCCGCGCTGCGCTCGTGGGTGCTGCGCTCGCTGATCGTGCGAGGGGTGTGGGGCTCGGGCCTCGACACGCTCCTGCGCGATCTGCGCGAGGCGATTCGGACGCATGGCGCATCGGGCTTCCCCACTTCCGCACTCGAGGCAGCACTCTCCAAGCAAGGCAAGTCGCTTGAGGTCACCGACTCGCTCGTCGACGACATCCTCTCGCTCCGCTTCGGCTCGCCCCGCACGTTCCCGACGCTGGCGATCCTGTTCGACCACGTCGATACTCGCCATGTCCATCATGTAGACCACATCTACCCGGCGTCGCTGGTGACGAAGAAGAACGTCGAGAAGGCAGTCGTGTCGGGATCCCTGGACATCGACAGGAGCGAGATCGACGAGGTGATCGCCGCTCGAGACCTCCTGCCCAATCTCCAGCTGCTTCCGGGCGCCGAGAACGTCGGCAAGTCGGACGTGCCGCCGGCGGCGTGGGCGCCGGCCATCTACGCGTCCAACGACGAGATGGGCGCCTACATCGATCGGAACGCTCTCCCCGCAACATTGCCCGCGGCGGTCGAGGACTTTCCCGCCTTCTTCGAATCGCGCCGGGCCTTGCTCGAGCAGCGCATCCGCGCCAAGCTCGGGGCGGCGCCAGTCGAAGCGACCGACGTCCAGTCCGAAGATCGGATCGAAGACATCGACGCCGATCTGGCGATCGCCGACACCGAAGACTGA
- a CDS encoding DNA cytosine methyltransferase: protein METGDQPERHPLRSSVRPGFEFGVDPAVRIVDLFAGCGGLTLGLSQAAATAGRRVEIALAVDFEPVATRVYRDNYPFAERIATDSVESFFDGELGAKPTFTEHKTMADIGAVTVLTGGPPCQGHSNLNNHTRRVDPKNGLYLRMVRAAEILSPELILIENVPAVLRDRHDGEGVVVRAERHLQDIGYQVGQAVVALDTIGVAQTRRRHVLLATRDGDIAPRLVLEALAKSADRRDLRWAIHDLMGADDGSLRDRAPRAKADNQARMRWMLENDAYDLPNHLRPKCHQDDHSYKSMYGRLRWEDPAQTITSGFGSIGQGRFMHPELPRALTAHEAARIQGFPDYFDFSGCSTGSALATMIGNAVPPPLGAAILQSVFSLRAQAKAEAAFLTRRSA from the coding sequence GTGGAGACGGGAGATCAACCTGAGCGGCATCCGCTGCGTTCGAGCGTCCGCCCGGGCTTCGAGTTTGGCGTCGACCCCGCCGTTCGCATCGTCGATCTCTTCGCCGGGTGCGGTGGGCTGACTCTCGGCCTCTCACAGGCCGCGGCAACGGCCGGCCGACGAGTCGAGATCGCGCTCGCCGTGGACTTCGAACCAGTCGCGACGCGGGTGTATCGCGACAACTATCCGTTCGCCGAGCGCATCGCAACCGACTCTGTCGAGTCGTTCTTCGATGGCGAACTCGGTGCGAAACCGACGTTCACAGAACACAAGACCATGGCGGACATCGGAGCCGTCACGGTGCTGACTGGCGGCCCGCCCTGCCAGGGCCACAGCAATCTCAACAACCACACGCGGCGCGTGGATCCGAAGAACGGGCTCTATCTGCGGATGGTGCGTGCCGCTGAGATCCTCTCGCCCGAACTGATCCTCATCGAGAACGTGCCGGCCGTACTGAGGGATCGCCACGATGGCGAGGGCGTGGTGGTGCGCGCCGAACGGCACCTCCAGGACATCGGCTACCAGGTCGGCCAAGCGGTGGTCGCTCTGGACACGATCGGAGTCGCGCAGACGCGTCGTCGCCACGTGTTGCTCGCGACCCGAGATGGCGACATCGCCCCGCGCCTTGTTCTGGAGGCGCTCGCGAAATCGGCGGATCGTCGCGACCTTCGGTGGGCGATCCACGACTTGATGGGCGCAGACGATGGAAGCTTGCGTGACCGGGCTCCGCGTGCAAAGGCCGACAACCAGGCGCGGATGCGGTGGATGCTTGAGAACGACGCTTACGACCTGCCCAATCACCTGCGACCGAAGTGCCACCAGGACGATCACTCGTACAAGTCGATGTACGGTCGCCTCCGTTGGGAAGATCCTGCTCAGACGATCACGAGCGGCTTCGGCAGCATCGGGCAGGGGCGCTTCATGCATCCGGAGCTGCCTCGAGCACTGACGGCGCACGAAGCCGCGCGCATTCAAGGGTTCCCCGATTACTTCGACTTCTCAGGATGCTCGACCGGCTCGGCGTTGGCGACGATGATCGGTAATGCGGTGCCCCCGCCGTTGGGTGCGGCCATTCTGCAGAGCGTGTTCTCGTTGCGGGCCCAGGCCAAGGCCGAGGCCGCATTCCTGACGCGGCGCTCGGCATAG
- the drmD gene encoding DISARM system SNF2-like helicase DrmD yields MNRVAADVNTKERGALEVPEPGLLVNVRGDRWIVTDVAAQSLPRSSADDGTAELQHAVTLQSVEEERYGRELTVIWELEPGRSVVREQGLPDSIRADQFDDPKTFAAYVDALRWGALTSADPRTLQAPFRSSASVEAYQLEPLRRAIESPRANMLLADDVGLGKTIEAGLVIQELLLRHRARSVIVVCPAGLVIKWQEELRDKFGLHFEIINSETMKQFRRTFGVHANPFRVYPRVIVSMSWLPQPRAERMLEEVYASVKDSGTAAQRAFDILVVDEAHHVAPATPSRSSSTQPRYAVDSQRTIAVRRLAELCEHRLFLSATPHNGYTESFTALLEMVDPQRFARGADLDERALRQVAVRRLKRDLPESDFMLREVRQLVFDPSDDEAAAYDRLIAFTRRRSAAVKQERGKRAAELATLLLKKRFLSSPVAFASTAQAFLDARGDEDVELPDYDDVLGEEASDEEEGRLEQPELESLRSARRAQVALTAEDREDLQALIAWGERYEGRPDSKLAALLTLIKGELLIPGLGWGDERIVIFTEYVSTLEWLREVLEAHGLGGERLEVIDGSTDAETREEIRARFTAPPREQPVRILLATDAAGEGIDLQAHCHRLVSFDIPFNPNRLEQRIGRIDRFGQRHTPLIWHLRADKQNASPYAQDTDLLARLASKIANSEHDGVSANEIIAPDLQRELGFGGGPARKRKTDAGEQTINKVLQAEHTLGRDLTRLAERLENSRDRMHLHEGNLLRVFEEGLRISGQPQLTEVGDPREEARLFEVPSGLSRTWVPALAGLDTRLARDVLRPITFDEQRARQQSDVVYAHLGHPLIQRAARELRGQVWTRTDQVRGISAVVVDGLDQSFAAGVARLVLVGEGGMRLHEEIFLAGTRLHQRRELGIERSEDLLVSALDGSRISQPSSEALSQIAAQWNSDAGEAAGLRSRVAEAVDRRAEKLRRDVETSLDTRRDADLAAIDQIFDRFRGTLRSTIDSADASRRAGEDMLFQLPEERRQRDEDLRRVRRRLDALDEEQQRERGSVERRYRDVQAHVFVAALVFALTPEDVEELEAADGR; encoded by the coding sequence GTGAATCGCGTCGCTGCAGACGTCAACACAAAGGAGCGCGGGGCACTTGAGGTGCCGGAACCCGGCCTCCTGGTGAACGTGCGAGGCGACCGCTGGATCGTCACCGACGTCGCGGCGCAGTCACTTCCTCGCTCCAGCGCCGATGACGGCACCGCCGAACTCCAGCACGCCGTCACCCTGCAGTCGGTCGAGGAGGAGCGATACGGGCGAGAGCTGACGGTGATCTGGGAGCTTGAGCCCGGCCGCAGCGTCGTGCGCGAGCAGGGCCTGCCCGACAGCATCCGCGCTGATCAGTTCGACGATCCCAAGACCTTTGCCGCGTACGTGGACGCGCTCCGATGGGGGGCGCTCACGAGTGCGGATCCAAGGACGCTGCAGGCACCGTTCCGCAGCTCCGCGTCAGTCGAGGCCTACCAGCTGGAGCCGCTACGGCGAGCGATCGAGTCCCCTCGCGCGAACATGCTGCTCGCCGACGATGTCGGGCTCGGCAAGACGATCGAAGCGGGGCTGGTGATCCAGGAGCTCCTGCTGCGGCACCGCGCTCGCTCGGTGATCGTCGTCTGCCCGGCCGGGCTCGTCATCAAGTGGCAGGAGGAGTTGCGCGACAAGTTCGGCCTCCACTTCGAGATCATCAACTCCGAGACGATGAAGCAGTTCCGCCGCACCTTCGGCGTGCATGCGAACCCGTTCCGCGTCTACCCCCGCGTAATCGTCTCGATGTCCTGGCTGCCTCAGCCCCGCGCCGAGCGGATGCTGGAGGAGGTCTACGCGAGCGTGAAGGATTCCGGCACGGCTGCGCAGCGAGCGTTCGACATCCTGGTCGTCGATGAGGCGCACCACGTCGCCCCTGCGACGCCGAGTCGATCGAGCTCGACCCAGCCGCGATACGCCGTCGACAGCCAGCGCACGATCGCGGTGCGGCGTTTGGCCGAGCTGTGCGAGCATCGCCTGTTCCTCAGCGCGACGCCGCACAACGGATACACCGAGTCGTTCACGGCGCTGCTGGAGATGGTCGACCCTCAGCGCTTCGCTCGGGGCGCGGATCTCGACGAGCGTGCCCTCCGACAGGTCGCCGTCCGTCGACTCAAGCGCGACCTTCCGGAGTCCGACTTCATGCTCCGCGAGGTGCGGCAGCTCGTCTTCGACCCGAGCGACGACGAGGCCGCCGCCTATGACCGCCTGATCGCCTTCACGCGGCGCCGCAGTGCCGCCGTCAAGCAGGAGCGCGGCAAGCGCGCAGCCGAGCTGGCCACGTTGCTCCTCAAGAAGCGGTTCCTCTCGTCGCCCGTTGCGTTCGCCTCGACCGCGCAGGCGTTCCTAGATGCGCGCGGCGACGAGGACGTGGAACTGCCCGACTACGACGACGTACTCGGCGAGGAGGCGTCCGACGAGGAGGAGGGCCGCCTCGAGCAGCCTGAGTTGGAGTCTCTGCGCTCGGCGAGGCGCGCGCAGGTGGCGCTTACCGCGGAGGATCGCGAAGACCTCCAGGCCCTGATTGCATGGGGAGAGCGTTACGAGGGCCGACCCGACTCGAAGCTGGCCGCGCTGCTCACGCTGATCAAGGGCGAGCTCCTCATCCCCGGTCTCGGTTGGGGCGACGAGCGCATCGTGATCTTCACCGAGTACGTCAGCACGCTCGAGTGGTTGCGCGAGGTGCTCGAGGCTCACGGCCTTGGTGGCGAACGGCTCGAAGTCATCGACGGCTCGACCGACGCTGAGACCCGCGAGGAGATCCGCGCGCGGTTCACGGCCCCGCCGCGCGAGCAGCCCGTGCGCATCCTGCTCGCGACCGATGCCGCCGGCGAAGGCATCGATCTGCAGGCCCACTGCCACCGGCTCGTGAGCTTCGACATCCCCTTCAACCCCAACCGCCTTGAGCAGCGCATCGGTCGCATCGACCGTTTCGGCCAGCGGCACACCCCGCTCATCTGGCACTTGCGCGCCGACAAGCAGAACGCGTCGCCATATGCCCAGGACACCGACCTGCTCGCCCGCCTCGCGAGCAAGATCGCGAACTCCGAGCACGATGGCGTCTCGGCGAATGAGATCATCGCCCCCGACCTGCAACGTGAACTCGGCTTTGGCGGCGGCCCGGCCCGCAAGCGGAAAACGGATGCCGGTGAGCAGACGATCAACAAGGTGCTGCAGGCCGAGCACACCCTTGGGCGCGATCTGACCCGTCTTGCCGAGCGCCTCGAGAACTCGCGCGATCGTATGCACTTGCACGAGGGCAACCTGTTGCGCGTGTTCGAGGAGGGACTTCGCATCTCCGGCCAGCCGCAGCTCACGGAGGTCGGGGATCCTCGGGAGGAGGCACGCCTCTTCGAAGTGCCGTCAGGCCTCAGCCGAACGTGGGTCCCGGCTCTCGCCGGGCTCGACACACGGCTGGCGCGCGACGTGCTGCGGCCGATTACGTTCGATGAGCAGCGCGCACGGCAGCAGTCGGACGTCGTCTATGCGCACCTCGGGCACCCGCTCATCCAGCGCGCGGCCCGTGAGCTCCGCGGGCAGGTCTGGACCCGCACCGATCAGGTGCGAGGCATCAGTGCGGTCGTGGTCGACGGCCTCGATCAGTCGTTCGCAGCCGGCGTCGCCCGGCTCGTGCTCGTCGGCGAGGGCGGTATGCGCCTGCACGAGGAGATCTTCCTCGCGGGCACGCGCCTGCACCAGCGCCGTGAGCTCGGCATCGAGCGGTCCGAGGATCTGCTGGTCTCCGCGCTCGACGGCTCGCGCATCTCTCAGCCCAGCAGCGAGGCGCTATCCCAGATCGCCGCGCAGTGGAATTCGGATGCGGGCGAAGCGGCGGGCCTGCGATCCCGCGTCGCTGAGGCGGTCGACCGCCGTGCCGAGAAGCTGCGCCGCGACGTCGAGACGAGCCTCGACACTCGTCGCGACGCTGATCTGGCCGCAATCGACCAGATCTTCGACCGCTTCCGCGGCACGCTCCGCAGCACGATCGACAGCGCCGACGCGTCGCGTCGCGCCGGCGAGGACATGCTGTTCCAGTTGCCGGAGGAGCGCCGCCAACGCGACGAGGACCTCAGGCGAGTGCGGCGGCGCCTCGACGCGCTCGACGAGGAGCAGCAGCGCGAGCGAGGCTCGGTCGAACGCCGCTACCGCGACGTGCAAGCGCACGTCTTCGTGGCGGCACTCGTGTTCGCCCTGACCCCCGAGGACGTCGAGGAGCTGGAGGCCGCCGATGGCCGGTAG
- a CDS encoding Eco57I restriction-modification methylase domain-containing protein, which produces MDDVNETFVDEFSRWSSMWTAESATYAKARDRWVEVVLRTLLDWSDELELAPAGFSANSPSGAVTIEPFAALAGEGDAPAALVTLVDRIADLRAVGTDGWSASAIDRMSVLLRETGVPIGIVTDGRWWGLVSASKDVTTASGVWDALLWREERPSRDAFLALASFTSLAGGKAEQRLPALFAESVASAEQITEALGDQVRRAVELVLQSMSDTHLRAVARGEASPLPDDPRAVYEGAVTTLMRIVFILFAEERGLLPEHDLYRSSYAIAGLRGQLQREATATSAEALDHSWEAWHRLLAASNAVFGGASFEDMRMPAYGGSLFDPERFPWLQATDAQGRLRVRLTDRAMLAVLRAVQTIEDGAMQLSFRDLDVEQIGYVYEGLLGYSAEYASELVVGLQGKPGFEPEVPLVELEQLASAAASSKQFGDALVAHLKKTQEHAKPRTAGQIAKVYGAADLDAAADARTRLRHALLGDDELAGRLERFHALIRDDLRGFPYVVPAGGLVMTESAQRANTGTHYTPRSLAEEVVLQALEPLVYSPGPLDVEDSTQWKLKSSAEILDLRVADIAAGSGAFLVAAARYLADRVIEARSAEGVPIRGENPKRFAIREVVARCLYGADINGMAVEMCKLSLWLISMDPGKPFSFVDDRVFHGNSLLGVTTEAQLKAQHISPTVSVKRQLDGFDVDKDLKDAARLRRELSSGQADDADRMRSTRAKRALLAQAKQVTAKLRDIGDGVIAAALREGGKPGRKLDDRYDDLAQALRDAYPADGSKGDRSQLVASIEAGLTATVDSMEARWKPLHWIIEAPDVIVGNGGFDAVVGNPPFLGGQKITGAVGKNVRDMIINVVAGGTPGSADLVAYFLLRAAQLMRTDGRLGIIATNTLAQGATRQVGLVRLINDGFEIDAAVQSRPWPARSAGVSFAAVWGSFGRATLVRVADGTACERINSLLEPEGRVEGDPARLQENAALGFQGFNILGKGFILRPAEAQILLFEDPCNEEVVKPYVGGGALNESMLWLGKEYAINFGTMSRSEAERYRGPFRIVEERVLPQRLQVTYSRHAYDNWWQYEKTRPAMVRAITQLQTVFVLALTSNTAMPTIGPSSVVYDHSVAVFASEDWAIHGVLSSNIHNVWVTRYSSTLGTGLRYLLREGFETFPRPEPTARLREAAVALEQERATRLLKRGVGLTEGYGLVHDSSHDDADVREIRQLHTRLDEEVMAAYGWTDISLDHGFHTYRQLQRWTVSPAARIEILDRLLEENHRRAAIETQSAPKRAKRGKTFEESEKPEGAMF; this is translated from the coding sequence GTGGACGATGTCAACGAGACGTTCGTCGACGAGTTCAGCCGCTGGTCGTCGATGTGGACGGCCGAGTCGGCGACCTACGCCAAAGCACGCGATCGGTGGGTCGAGGTCGTGCTGCGAACCCTGCTCGACTGGTCCGACGAGCTCGAACTCGCCCCCGCTGGCTTCTCGGCGAACTCGCCGAGCGGTGCGGTCACGATCGAACCGTTCGCGGCGCTCGCTGGCGAGGGGGACGCCCCGGCCGCGCTCGTCACGCTGGTCGATCGCATCGCGGACCTTCGTGCGGTGGGGACTGACGGCTGGTCGGCGAGCGCGATTGATCGGATGTCCGTGCTCCTGCGCGAGACGGGGGTGCCGATCGGCATCGTCACCGACGGACGCTGGTGGGGCCTTGTGTCCGCATCCAAGGACGTCACTACCGCGAGCGGCGTGTGGGACGCCCTGCTGTGGCGCGAGGAGCGCCCCAGTCGTGACGCGTTCCTGGCGCTCGCGAGCTTCACATCGCTCGCCGGTGGCAAGGCCGAGCAGCGCCTTCCCGCTCTGTTCGCCGAGTCGGTCGCAAGCGCCGAACAGATCACGGAGGCTCTGGGAGACCAGGTGCGTCGCGCGGTGGAGCTCGTGCTGCAATCGATGTCCGACACGCACCTGCGCGCCGTAGCCCGGGGAGAGGCTTCGCCGTTGCCCGATGATCCTCGGGCGGTCTACGAGGGCGCGGTCACGACACTCATGCGCATCGTGTTCATCCTGTTCGCTGAGGAGCGGGGGCTGCTGCCCGAGCACGATCTCTATCGCTCGTCATACGCGATCGCGGGACTCCGCGGGCAACTGCAGCGCGAGGCGACCGCGACCTCTGCCGAGGCACTCGACCACTCTTGGGAAGCCTGGCATCGGCTGCTCGCCGCGAGCAACGCCGTCTTCGGTGGTGCAAGCTTCGAGGACATGCGGATGCCGGCCTACGGCGGCTCGTTGTTCGATCCCGAGCGCTTTCCTTGGCTGCAGGCTACGGATGCGCAGGGCCGCCTCCGGGTCCGACTCACCGACAGGGCCATGCTCGCTGTGCTCCGCGCCGTCCAGACCATCGAGGACGGAGCGATGCAGCTGTCGTTCCGCGATCTGGACGTCGAGCAGATTGGCTACGTGTACGAGGGGCTGCTCGGCTACTCGGCCGAGTACGCCAGCGAGCTCGTGGTCGGCCTGCAGGGCAAGCCAGGCTTCGAGCCGGAAGTCCCGCTGGTCGAGCTTGAGCAGCTTGCGTCGGCCGCGGCTTCCTCCAAGCAGTTCGGGGACGCGCTCGTCGCGCACCTGAAGAAGACCCAGGAGCACGCGAAGCCCCGAACCGCTGGGCAAATCGCGAAGGTCTACGGCGCGGCGGACCTCGACGCCGCCGCCGACGCTCGGACTCGACTGCGCCACGCCCTGCTCGGCGATGACGAGCTCGCTGGCAGACTCGAGCGATTCCACGCGCTCATCCGCGACGACCTGCGCGGTTTTCCCTACGTCGTGCCCGCGGGCGGCCTCGTGATGACCGAGTCGGCGCAGCGCGCCAACACCGGCACCCACTACACGCCTCGCTCGCTCGCCGAAGAGGTGGTGCTGCAGGCTCTGGAGCCGCTCGTCTACTCGCCCGGCCCGCTCGACGTCGAGGACAGCACGCAGTGGAAGCTGAAGTCGTCGGCCGAGATTCTCGATCTCAGGGTGGCCGACATCGCCGCCGGCTCGGGCGCCTTCCTCGTCGCTGCGGCTCGCTATCTGGCCGACCGCGTGATCGAGGCGCGTAGCGCCGAGGGCGTGCCCATCCGCGGGGAGAATCCGAAGCGCTTTGCGATCCGCGAAGTCGTCGCTCGCTGCCTCTACGGCGCCGACATCAACGGCATGGCCGTCGAGATGTGCAAGCTCTCCCTCTGGCTCATCTCGATGGATCCGGGCAAGCCGTTCTCGTTCGTCGACGATCGCGTCTTCCACGGTAACTCCCTGCTTGGCGTCACCACCGAGGCGCAGCTCAAAGCTCAGCACATCTCCCCAACAGTCTCGGTAAAGCGGCAACTAGACGGCTTCGATGTCGACAAGGACCTCAAGGACGCTGCTCGGCTCCGGCGTGAACTTTCGTCCGGCCAGGCTGACGACGCAGATCGCATGCGCTCGACCCGCGCCAAGCGCGCCCTGCTCGCGCAGGCGAAGCAGGTCACCGCGAAGCTTCGCGATATCGGAGACGGCGTCATCGCCGCGGCACTACGTGAGGGGGGAAAGCCCGGTCGTAAGCTCGATGATCGGTACGACGATCTCGCACAAGCCCTCCGCGATGCTTACCCGGCGGACGGCTCGAAGGGCGACCGCAGTCAGCTCGTAGCATCTATCGAAGCGGGTCTCACCGCGACGGTCGACTCAATGGAAGCCCGCTGGAAGCCGCTGCATTGGATTATCGAGGCACCCGATGTCATCGTCGGCAACGGCGGTTTCGACGCCGTAGTGGGGAATCCACCCTTCTTGGGAGGGCAGAAGATCACCGGTGCCGTCGGCAAGAACGTTCGCGACATGATAATCAATGTTGTCGCAGGAGGGACTCCTGGAAGCGCTGATCTGGTCGCGTACTTCCTCTTGCGCGCAGCACAGTTGATGCGCACCGACGGCCGACTCGGAATCATTGCTACGAACACGCTCGCTCAGGGCGCAACGCGGCAAGTCGGCTTGGTTCGTCTAATCAACGATGGCTTTGAGATCGACGCCGCAGTGCAGAGTCGCCCGTGGCCAGCGCGATCAGCGGGTGTGTCGTTCGCGGCTGTTTGGGGGTCATTCGGCAGGGCGACTCTAGTTCGCGTCGCAGACGGCACCGCCTGCGAGAGAATCAACTCATTGCTTGAGCCGGAGGGGCGGGTCGAGGGCGACCCGGCTCGTCTGCAGGAGAATGCTGCGCTCGGATTCCAGGGGTTCAATATCCTCGGCAAAGGCTTCATTTTGCGTCCCGCCGAAGCGCAGATCTTACTCTTCGAGGATCCCTGCAACGAAGAGGTAGTCAAGCCGTACGTGGGAGGCGGCGCGCTGAATGAGTCCATGCTGTGGTTGGGCAAGGAATACGCAATCAACTTTGGAACTATGAGTCGCTCGGAGGCGGAGAGGTACCGCGGGCCTTTCCGAATCGTCGAAGAGCGCGTTCTGCCTCAGCGGTTGCAAGTGACATATAGCCGTCATGCGTACGACAACTGGTGGCAATACGAGAAGACGCGGCCAGCCATGGTGAGGGCGATTACTCAGCTGCAGACTGTGTTCGTACTCGCGCTAACTAGCAACACCGCGATGCCGACAATCGGGCCGTCCAGCGTGGTGTACGATCACAGCGTAGCGGTGTTCGCCTCAGAGGACTGGGCTATTCACGGTGTGCTGTCTTCCAATATCCACAACGTTTGGGTGACGCGCTATAGCTCCACCCTGGGCACTGGATTGCGATATCTGTTGCGGGAGGGTTTCGAAACTTTCCCGAGACCCGAGCCCACCGCACGATTGCGGGAGGCGGCTGTGGCTTTGGAGCAAGAGCGTGCGACCCGGCTCCTGAAGAGGGGCGTCGGTCTTACCGAGGGCTACGGTCTCGTGCACGATTCGAGCCATGATGACGCAGATGTCCGGGAGATCCGGCAGCTGCATACGCGATTGGACGAGGAGGTCATGGCGGCGTACGGCTGGACCGACATTTCGCTTGACCATGGCTTCCACACGTATCGCCAGTTGCAGCGGTGGACAGTAAGCCCTGCCGCACGCATCGAGATCCTCGACCGTCTGCTTGAGGAGAACCACCGGCGCGCGGCGATCGAGACGCAGTCCGCTCCGAAGAGAGCGAAGCGCGGCAAGACCTTTGAGGAGTCCGAGAAGCCCGAAGGAGCTATGTTCTGA